The Ciona intestinalis unplaced genomic scaffold, KH HT000442.1, whole genome shotgun sequence genome segment tttttttattagttttttatgtGCGATCAATGAAGAAAGAAATCTCTATGCCTCTATCATGGTGGCCAACTACTGTCACCACAGCACTTCAATTGATGTCTACTTTTGGGGAAGGCGAGTTGGCAAATGTGAGACTAACAATGTGCATGTTAATGCAATTGTTGCTGATGGTGCTCCGACGaacaaaagatttttttccattttacaTGGAGGATCATACACTATTCGTGAAGGTGTTTTACTGCTCCAAACCCATACAGGCCTACTCAtcctatttttatttgtaccGATCCCAGTCATTTACTTAAGGTATAGATTTTAATGTGATCTTAATTGTCGCTGCAATTtgaaatttatgtttgtttagacGGTAAGAAATAGGCTGTATTCCTCAAGTTCAAAAATCACTTGTCACGTGACCTAAGCTTCCTATCTG includes the following:
- the LOC108950631 gene encoding uncharacterized protein LOC108950631 isoform X2 translates to MNIATNSPGINPIAVESMKRLQEPVEGYLTVDEIKGRLGISRWSVGWLCRLWGSQSRYKNCNTYLYFLCAINEERNLYASIMVANYCHHSTSIDVYFWGRRVGKCETNNVHVNAIVADGAPTNKRFFSILHGGSYTIREGVLLLQTHTGLLILFLFVPIPVIYLRR
- the LOC108950631 gene encoding uncharacterized protein LOC108950631 isoform X1 — translated: MNIATNSPGINPIAVESMKRLQEPVEGYLTVDEIKGRLGISRWSVGWLCRLWGSQSRYKNCNTYLYFLCAINEERNLYASIMVANYCHHSTSIDVYFWGRRVGKCETNNVHVNAIVADGAPTNKRFFSILHGGSYTIREGVLLLQTHTGLLILFLFVPIPVIYLRYRF